The nucleotide sequence GCCGAAGCCCCGCTTCCGGGTGGCGGAACGAGGTCAGCGTATCGGCGGCAACGCCATCATGAATGGCATTGCGGGGCGATCTCCCGTCGCGAGGAATTGGCCAGCGGGAAGTTAGCCTAGTTTTCGATGTTCCAGCGCAGCAGCAGCAGGTCGAAGACGGCGTCGTGGATGGGCTTCACGAATTCGACTCCGGCGCGATAATCCTCGACCCAGCGGATGCGACCCTCCATCGGCTCGAGGCCGGGGAGGGCGACCCAGATCCAGTCATCGGGGCGGGGCGGGTCGACAAAGGCGAGGCAGCAGCCGCGGGGAGAGATGTCGGAGGCGTCGAGCGACTGGCTGCGGCGGCCGGCGCGGCGGACGATCACCGCCATCGCCAACGGCCGGCGCTTGGCCTGGCGCGGAACCTCGGTGCGGGGCGGCGCCTCGACCACGAAGGACAGGCCGACGCCGTGCCCATTGCGCCAGCGCACGACGGCCGGGATGGCGCCGCGGCGATGAACGGTCAGGTTGACCTCGTCACCACGGACGAGCGGCGCGTCGGTGCGCAGCCGGCAGCCGCCATAACTGAGGTTGGTGAGGATGAAGTCCCAGCTCCTTTCCGCCGTCGGGCGGGCAAGCCAGCCCGACAATGCGGTGGGGCGCCGTTCTTCGCGCGGCGGATAGATGGGCGTGGCGGAAGGCGGATCGAGGAAGGGCTGGGCGCTCATTACCCGCTCCGCTCGAAGCGCAGGCCGGAGCGGCCGCGGGGTGCCCAGCGGACACCTGCCTCGAACTTGCCGATGCGGGGCAAGGCGATGGTGAGCCGGTCGCCAGCTGAGAACCAGCCACACACCGAGCAGCCGTCGATCGACAGGTCGGCGACCGGTACTGTTCCGCTGTTACCGCAGGCGCGGATGACCTCGGCCTCGGTGCTCACGTCGTGGCGGTGCGGCCGCAGGCACGGCGACAATGCGTTCATGGGTATCCCTGACCGAGTTACTAACGCACATCAACTCAAGGGACGGTAATCGGAGAAAGTTACTTCTTTGTTGGCATTAGGTCGGTTACCCGACCTTTGTTGTTCAAGGCCGCTTTGCCGCGACGAGATAATTGAGGCGGAGGTCTTCGCTCAGGTGGAGGCCGCGGCCCGGCGAGAAGGCGATCCCGCGGGTGGTGGCGACGGCGAGGCCGGCGTCGGTGAGCAGGGCGCCGAGCTGTTCGGGCGGCAGGAACTGGTCGTAATCGTGGGTGCCGCGCGGGATCTGGCCGGTGCCCTCGGCGAGCGTGATGGTGAGCAGGCGGGACAGGCCGGTGCGGTTGGGCGTGCTCATGACGAGGAGGCCGCCAGGTGCGAGGCGGTCGGCCAGCTGGCGGACGAAGGCGGCGGGGTCGGCAACATGCTCGACCACTTCGAGCGCGGTGACGAGGTCGAACTTGCCGGGAAGCGACGCGACTTCGCCGGCGACGTAACGGATGGCGAGGCCGGTCTGGCCGGCATGGGTGCGGGCGGCTTCGATCAGCTCGGGCGCCGCATCGATACCGGTCACTTGCGCACCCATTCGGGCGAGCGGTTCCGCAAGCAGGCCGGCGCCGCAGCCGACATCGAGCGCGGTGCGGCCGGCGAGCGGGCGAAGGGTGCGCTCGTCGGTGTCGAAGTGGCGATCGATGCTCTCGCGGATGAAGGCGAGGCGGACGGGGTTCAGCCGGTGAAGCATCGCCGACTTGCCCTTCGGGTCCCACCAGTCGTCGGCCATCGCGCCGAAGTGCCGGGCTTCCGAGGGGACAATGCTCGAGGCCGCTTCGGCAAAGCCTCCGCTAATGCTTGTTTCCGCCATGTCCGGCTCCTAACAGGGCGCGCCCGGCAACCCAAGGACAACCGCTCAAGCTCATGGCCCGCATCGTGATGAAGTTCGGCGGCACCTCCATGGCCGGGATCGAGCGCATCCGCAGCGTCGCCGAGCGGGTGAAGCGGGAG is from Sphingomonas sp. LHG3406-1 and encodes:
- a CDS encoding PilZ domain-containing protein; translated protein: MSAQPFLDPPSATPIYPPREERRPTALSGWLARPTAERSWDFILTNLSYGGCRLRTDAPLVRGDEVNLTVHRRGAIPAVVRWRNGHGVGLSFVVEAPPRTEVPRQAKRRPLAMAVIVRRAGRRSQSLDASDISPRGCCLAFVDPPRPDDWIWVALPGLEPMEGRIRWVEDYRAGVEFVKPIHDAVFDLLLLRWNIEN
- the ubiG gene encoding bifunctional 2-polyprenyl-6-hydroxyphenol methylase/3-demethylubiquinol 3-O-methyltransferase UbiG; amino-acid sequence: MAETSISGGFAEAASSIVPSEARHFGAMADDWWDPKGKSAMLHRLNPVRLAFIRESIDRHFDTDERTLRPLAGRTALDVGCGAGLLAEPLARMGAQVTGIDAAPELIEAARTHAGQTGLAIRYVAGEVASLPGKFDLVTALEVVEHVADPAAFVRQLADRLAPGGLLVMSTPNRTGLSRLLTITLAEGTGQIPRGTHDYDQFLPPEQLGALLTDAGLAVATTRGIAFSPGRGLHLSEDLRLNYLVAAKRP